From the Fibrobacter succinogenes genome, the window GTCGTCAATCTCGATGACGTTCTGGGCGGCAAGTGCAGAAGTCGCTGAAATCGCGAAAGCCGTGCTGCACAAAAGTTGCTTGAATTTCATAAGACCTCCTCAAACGTGGGGTAAGGTTCGTTGTGAAAATTTAACGAATTTCTAGCTTGCTAAAAGTTTCGTAATGGTCTGCGGTATAGTAAATAATACAATCGCTTTGGTAAACGAGACGCTTGGTGCCGCGGTTCTTGGCGGAGTATTCGATATCGGCTTCATGGTATGAGCCTTCTGGCAATGTCGCATGATAATTGTTTGCGTTTGAAGCGTAATTGTTGAATTTGTCGCCGCCAATCATCACGCCGATTGTTGTCCACGGGTTGAAATTCCACTTTTCAAAAGTCTTGCCTGTCTTGGTTTCGTAAAGCTGTTGGCCTTCGTTTTTGCCTACGTAATTGCTTGGCAACTTGTCGAATTTGCACAAGTATGCCGCCACAGAATCGCGAGTGGTGTACTTGCCGGATTCTTGGACCGCTTCGTAGATACTTTTGACTTCGACCGAAGAAGAACTTGCTACGCTACTAGACGAGATTGCTTTTGTACTGGAAGAACTTTTGGCTTGGCTGCTTGATGAAGATTCATTACTGCTAGAAAAAATTTTCCCGGCACTGCTTGACGATGTTGCCTTGGAACTAGAGGATTTTTCTGTAAAACTACTGGATGATGTTTTTACGCTTGACGAACTTTTGGCAGTACTGCTTGATGAAGTCTTTTTGATGCTCGAAGAACTTTTAACAGTGCTACTAGATGAAAATTTTTTTGAATCTGTTGATGACGGTGGTGCACAAATAATATTCCCGCAATCGTCGCGTGAATATTCATAACACATTATATTGTCGTAGGAGGCTTCTTTGCAGTTGTCTTCTGGTGCAGACGTTGTGCAGGCGGTTGCCAAAAAACAGGCTGCAGTTGCGAAAAAAAGTATTTTTATCGTTTTCATGTTTTAAATGTAATAAAACGATTTTGCAACATGGGCTTTATGCCATTTCGAATGGCGTTAAGGCCTTATTCTTATATTGGTTCTTCTTGTCAAGACTTTTTTGTTGACGATATACAATATGTATGCGGCGAAAAATGAAATGAGCATGGTGAGAATATTCGAAGAATCCTTGTCGAGAAAGTCTATAAAATCAAAGAATAATTTGTATATAAATATGTGGCACAAATACAATTCTAATGACATTAGCCCAAAGACGGTAAATATTTTATCAATTGTTTTGTATTTGTCAAAAAATATCGCAAGAAGTATGCACAGAACGGGAGTTATGATGATGTAAGGAATATAAGCGAGGGAGCAAGTTTGCAATGCGTAGAAAAAATAGGTTTGAAATAAAATTAAAATAATTGATGCGATAAACGCGGCTGTCAAACCCGCTATTTTTAGTTTTTTGCTGAGTTCGATTCTGCATCCGTCTTTTGCCCAATGACCAAAAATAGCGCCTATGAAAAATATCGGAATTCTTGCGTATGTTAATATAATGAACCCGCCGTAGTTCTTGTTGTTGTAGTAAAGGATACAAGTTAAGGCGTAGATTAACATTAAGGAAAAACCCGCACCGATAAAATGGAAGGATGCCTTAATTCCGTATTTTTTGAATAGTTTAAAGTAAATAGGGTATATGGCGTACAAAAATAAAATGCAAGAAATAAACCAAGATTCGTCACGATACCCAATCCAATAGCCTAGTGTTGTCGCTTTGCATACCAATAAGTAAAAGGCTCTAGCGCTAAAATCCATTTGCGCTAAAAAGACAATGCCAATCACAACCCAATATTCTGGAACGATACGGAAAAAGCGACTTCGATAATATTTTTTTATCTCAAAATTTTTTCGGGACATGGAAAAATACAAACCAAATCCTGACAGAAACAAAAAGATATCCACGCCGCCATAACCGACAGACCTGATAAAATCAATGACGGCCAAATCTGTAGGAACGCGCAAATGAAACAGCATAATCCATAATATGGCAAAGCCCATTATGGCACTTCTGTGTTTTGATATTAATTGAAGTATGCTGTTCACTTTATTAATATACTCGTTTTTATGAAATAACGATATCGGTTCTTTTGTGAAAAGTGTAAATAATCTATATTCATGGAATGTTTAACGATTGCCAAGCAGGTTCTCAGATGGACGAAATTTTCAAAACTAAAGGCACATGCGCTACGACGATTCAATTTACGCGCGATGGCGACAAAATCCGCAATATTCGTTTTACGGGTGGCTGCAACGGAAACCTCAAGGCCATTGCAAAACTTTGCGAAGGCATGACCGCCGAAGATATTGCTGCTAAATTGCTCGGTAACACATGCGGTGGCAAGCCGACATCTTGCGCGGATCAGCTTGCTAAAGCGGTTCTCGGTCGCGAACCGTAATTTGCCAGTCGATTTTTTGCTCGCATTAGGTAAATGAAACGCCGGCGCAAGAAACGTTCTCCGATGAGCCGCTCGCAGATGATGCAGGCGGTTCATTCCGAAGATACAAAGCCGGAAATATTGGTGCGTCGGGCGCTTTTCAAGGCTGGTTTTCGCTACAAGTTGCATCGCCGTGATTTGCCGGGTTCGCCGGATTTGTTTATCCTCAAATATGGCGTGGTGGTGTTTGTGAACGGTTGCTTTTGGCATCAGCATGGCTGCAAATTTACGAGCCGCCCCAAGAGCAATCCTGAATTTTGGAATACAAAATTTGACAATAATGTTGTACGCGATATCAAGACGAACTGGGAACTTTCGTTACAAGGCTTTCGCGTGGCGACCGTTTGGGAATGTTCTATCAAGTACGATTTCGAACGCACTATCGAACGGCTTAAAGCGTTTATTGTTAGCGACGAAGAAACGATTGAGATTTAGACCTGCATTGATGAAATAAAAAAATTATTTTTATTCCAAAAAAAGGTAGTTGAGGAATTATATGCAAATAAGTTACACCGAATGGGTATGTCCTGAATGTAAAACAAAAAATCGTGAATCCTGCAACACTTGGATGTACGGTAGTCCGATTCGCGAATGCAAGGCCTGCCGCTGTGAATATTTGGACAAGCGTTGGCGCGAAGTGGCGATAGACGGTTTTGACCCGCGCAGCAACAATGCGAAGCTCTATGTGAAGGGAGCCCTTTTTCTTTTGGCGCTTGCTCTTGTTTGCGGCGTGCTGACTTATTTCCAGTACAATGACGGACATTACTCCATGAAGGTTGTTATTGCAGGAGTGGCGAGCGCTTTGGGTGCCATTGCCTGTGGAATCAATGCTTTGCGTATCAAGCTCGGATTCCAGAACAAGGACAACGACAAGTACATGGCTGAATCCAAGTTCCGCCTGAGCGACCCGCAGTATGTCGAAAAATTGCGGAAGTACGGATACAAGGTTTAAAAATAGGTGTAGCGATGCGCTTTCTTGAAAAGATTAGTGAATTCGTTGGCAAGTGGATGGCTGTTGTCGTGCTCGTGATTGCAGCGCTTTCGCTGTTCATCCCGAAATCGACGCTTTGGATTGAACTCTCGTGGGTGAATTACCTACTGATGGTTGTGATGTTTGGCATGGGCCTTACGCTAAAGTTGACCGACTTTGCACTTGTATTTGCGCGCCCTAAGGAAATTACGATTGGATGCGCGGCGCAGTTCATCGTGATGCCGGCGCTCGCATTTTTGCTTTCCAAAATTTTCGGGCTCGACGCCGCATTGATGGCGGGTGTGGTTCTCGTGGGCACGTGCCCGGGAGGTACTTCGAGTAACGTTATCACTTACCTTTCGAAAGGCGATGTGGCGCTTTCTGTCGGCATGACTAGCGTGAATACATTGCTCGCGCCAGTGCTGACGCCAGCGATTACCTACCTGCTCTTGCGCACCACCGTGAACGTGGATGTGGTGGCGATGTTCCTTTCCATCGTGAAGGTTGTCATCGTGCCGATTGCGCTTGGGTTCGTTATCAATAAGTTCTTTGGCAAATGGACAGCCCGCGCCGTCAAAGTTCTGCCGCTCGTTTCCGTGATTGCGATTGCGATGATTGTGGCCGCTGTCGTCTCACACAATGCCGCAAAGATTCTTTCCACGGGCGCTATCGTGTTCGCTGTGGTGATTCTCCACAACCTGCTCGGTTACGGCTGCGGATTCGGCCTCGGAAAGTTGCTGAAATTTTCGACATCCAAGATGAAAGCTCTTTCCATCGAAATTGGCATGCAAAATTCCGGGCTCGCCACAAGCCTTGCTGCAACAGCGTTCTCGGGCCTTGCTATGGCGACCGTGCCCGGCGCCATCTTCTCCGTATGGCATAATATTTCCGGCGCAATTCTTGCGAACGTTTACCGCCGTTGGGGCAAGTAGTACCGTCTAGCACCGCAGCGAGTCTCGTGTAATGCCTGTGGATATTTTCCGCAGGCTATTTTCAAGAAATCGCGTGAACGTTTATTGCAGTAATGAAATGCGCACTAATCGCATCCGTAAAAAAGCTGCGTGTTGCGATGCCATGCTGCTTTGCGATAAACCGGCTCCAACAGCGAATCATTTTCGTTCAAAAAGAATGTGTGTTTTTTGGTGCACATCGATGATAGCTGGATGCAATAACGAGCGGTCGCTTCTGTGTGATGCTTTCTGTGGAAGCATGAAAGCATAAGCAAGTGGTCGTTCTTCATCGCTTTTTCAACGGCGCCACGATAAATGCGGGGGAGGCTGCACCCGCGAATCCAGACCGCAAAAGCTCCGTTCGCAAGCGCAATGTCTAAAATACGACGTTCCGCATCCGAATGGAACGTGCCCACAAGGCACTGGTGGAACCGCCCTGCTTCTGCGGCCCATTGCTCCAGTCGATAATCATCTGCGTCAAAGTTTCTCGATGCGAAAACACCGATTTTCGTTTCTGGCCCAAACCACAATCGCATGGATCCCTCTGTGTTGATTCCGATAAGTTTGATTCTGTTCATATTTTTGCTCCCTTAAAAAATAAAGACCGCCCCGCTTGCGCGGACTGCGATCTAATAACATCACCCTTTCTGGTGCTGAATGTAATATACAATTAAAATTTGAGAAAAACAAGGTCAAATAAAACGGTCAAGTATCGGACGATACATCACTTTTAATAATCGGATAGACCGTGTGAACGCCGCTTGTCACTATAATGGCCGCAATTTTATTTTATCTATACTTTTGATAAATCTTTTCAAATCGTTCACGTCAAACGGTTTGCCATGCGATGGATAAATTTTGGCGGGATTGAAAGCAATCATCTTTTCCCATGATTTGCGGTAATCTTGCAGATTTTCTATCCAGATGATATTGCGATTGATACTAGGAAATCCATTCATGGCGGCATCACCGCAAAATAGAATTCCGTCTTTCAAAAGAGAAATATGGTCTGCAGTATGGCCCGGCGTCTCAATGGCTTGAATCGGCAAATTCAGATTGCGAAATTCT encodes:
- a CDS encoding TIGR03905 family TSCPD domain-containing protein, whose product is MDEIFKTKGTCATTIQFTRDGDKIRNIRFTGGCNGNLKAIAKLCEGMTAEDIAAKLLGNTCGGKPTSCADQLAKAVLGREP
- a CDS encoding bile acid:sodium symporter family protein, coding for MRFLEKISEFVGKWMAVVVLVIAALSLFIPKSTLWIELSWVNYLLMVVMFGMGLTLKLTDFALVFARPKEITIGCAAQFIVMPALAFLLSKIFGLDAALMAGVVLVGTCPGGTSSNVITYLSKGDVALSVGMTSVNTLLAPVLTPAITYLLLRTTVNVDVVAMFLSIVKVVIVPIALGFVINKFFGKWTARAVKVLPLVSVIAIAMIVAAVVSHNAAKILSTGAIVFAVVILHNLLGYGCGFGLGKLLKFSTSKMKALSIEIGMQNSGLATSLAATAFSGLAMATVPGAIFSVWHNISGAILANVYRRWGK
- a CDS encoding very short patch repair endonuclease — its product is MKRRRKKRSPMSRSQMMQAVHSEDTKPEILVRRALFKAGFRYKLHRRDLPGSPDLFILKYGVVVFVNGCFWHQHGCKFTSRPKSNPEFWNTKFDNNVVRDIKTNWELSLQGFRVATVWECSIKYDFERTIERLKAFIVSDEETIEI
- a CDS encoding ribonuclease domain-containing protein; its protein translation is MAAYLCKFDKLPSNYVGKNEGQQLYETKTGKTFEKWNFNPWTTIGVMIGGDKFNNYASNANNYHATLPEGSYHEADIEYSAKNRGTKRLVYQSDCIIYYTADHYETFSKLEIR
- a CDS encoding acyltransferase encodes the protein MGFAILWIMLFHLRVPTDLAVIDFIRSVGYGGVDIFLFLSGFGLYFSMSRKNFEIKKYYRSRFFRIVPEYWVVIGIVFLAQMDFSARAFYLLVCKATTLGYWIGYRDESWFISCILFLYAIYPIYFKLFKKYGIKASFHFIGAGFSLMLIYALTCILYYNNKNYGGFIILTYARIPIFFIGAIFGHWAKDGCRIELSKKLKIAGLTAAFIASIILILFQTYFFYALQTCSLAYIPYIIITPVLCILLAIFFDKYKTIDKIFTVFGLMSLELYLCHIFIYKLFFDFIDFLDKDSSNILTMLISFFAAYILYIVNKKVLTRRTNIRIRP